A window of the Chaetodon trifascialis isolate fChaTrf1 chromosome 9, fChaTrf1.hap1, whole genome shotgun sequence genome harbors these coding sequences:
- the sphkap gene encoding A-kinase anchor protein SPHKAP isoform X2: MAGAKCLLKTPSNFQSSAMFEGSESVEVEGGSAESTVASSISACKKVLCSNSVLDSSEYWLRNEKALCRLGLLDDDTEGSCTVICFVNLDPRKTDCRDDKSIKKLASVSPDLPKLVELLTVHQPKENEILLLGGLEASDTCQTHPHSSSQGGQQQQQRSTDVCLVQCSGQRRSTQPSSIIFDINKFLIGLQWGKERQLQQGRAAGQRVDDDTNRSISSIEEDFLTASEHLGDDSEDDGFRNEAESGDLADSLVEVAQKHCVRLACQRGQLAHHQNREDTAVTREGHQQTSLHTKESAGHYATNLAESVLQDAFIRLSQDETSFVSEAAVSVSLSSCPSNSTSLSKTREPSQQRTCSFELPKIVIVQSPDSSDGAVEWPETQVSHVPDQDIAAKAREMPENGTQAQSPHYSGGHPSKHVEVALACAASVIGTITTPQLTEQLAMESASEEDTEEELQEPEERDDYSFSSAMCGMAQVAGAVAAVELTEESGECGDSDSDSAEVYSASRGLMSAAEASTAVTLHCSVAEGTSVEAFRANIAEILHREAAEVLTQPQGYRSVAHLLEATQNKIVDGITCPKKSCMDEREVNDLINEVADSLFKHALEKAKKKKELEGTGKDTPNIQVFLQDSVNNLLFDILCLTQKKISACDQGSFEAQEGDSCARELATSSESKDPLSQLQCLAGHSQSTNSEKPSGMFHCTDKLTMVPGLKEKSVLEESDLSPSSSITHSKEQQQQSSCRQSQSKSTSLTAKDFSDRQQIQQSSGAIREPWSEIPVHSTEKRGRLVTGSDSRQSSLTPQSSLNSCSSMLYLRMDSESRTPITCYADDLAATVVSMATELAAICLENSTGKQPWFCALKGMSNEGPEAYLIPACRTALRRKEGQSSNAASKKHRAPRLSEIKRKTEEQPELMERLVNRVVDESVNLDEPQDPFALFASEVTARIMNCPELNVVDTSKTGQPRSRLQCERWSRGKASSYESIPEEDADPSGTPNTLGPGSRLGQNLSRGSSISKQSSCESITDEFSRFMVNQMETEGRGFDLLLDYYAGKNASSILAAAVQQAASKKNGHLNVRASSCLSKQSSTESITEEFYRFMLRDMDKENKEYGIAKTKEWSNSLFPPSPRTPFCIRQSSVPDRRSSDSRLTVNSPIKANSFDGFARNVHGDTLNIFPTNSVSATGLCKSDSCLYQRGKTDQITDMLIHETWSSSIESLMRKNKIIADPEDSIELEAAGDSQPHVQQFANRLAADIVDIGKSALGSQQDVAGGTSGSLPQPHMPVGERRRGFKQSHLSCGRSRSSQEQSGTAVGCGISDSSAARVRGPRDVPLIHIEGDQRDEGTILNPERTGGGPQETPPDASATKRTERASANGSSSERDRPAVAVAAVVKRDKRSMSASSEESMGSWSHITPEDDLHEETSSFIQLSEGNGTSSASSLGLADLDAFSDVPTQSTVISEETEKGHLAGTKENVFDTNLARTAGGSSSNLRMLLVVNCDLEPECVDSELRVALQWIAASELGLPALYFRKSKEKRVAKFLRVVHLMSQKAWRIADLFSAVVQFCKLHEKEEEEGRSLSSLFDWLLESL, translated from the exons ATTTGTTTTGTAAATCTGGACCCGCGGAAGACAGACTGCCGTGATGACAAAAGCATCAAG AAACTGGCATCAGTGTCTCCAGACCTGCCAAAGCTCGTTGAATTACTGACTGTCCACCAGCCGAAAGAAAATGAGATCCTGCTGCTCGGTGGCCTCGAAGCCTCAGACACTTgccaaacacacccacactccTCCTCTCAG GgcgggcagcagcagcagcagagaagtaCAGACGTGTGCCTGGTCCAGTGTTCAGGGCAGAGACGCTCCACCCAACCTAGCAGCATCATCTTTGATATCAACAAGTTTCTGATTGGTCTGCAGTGGGGGAAGGAGCGGCAGCTTCAGCAGGGCCGAGCGGCAGGGCAGCGGGTCGACGACGACACCAATCGCTCCATCTCGTCCATAGAAGAAGACTTCCTGACTGCCTCTGAGCACCTTGGTGATGACAGTGAGGATGATGGCTTCAGAAATG AGGCTGAGAGTGGTGACCTGGCAGACAGCTTGGTAGAGGtggcacagaaacactgtgtcAGACTTGCATGTCAGAGGGGACAGCTGGCCCATCATCAGAACAGGGAGGATACTGCAGTGACAAGGGAAGGGCATCAGCAAACAAGCCTCCACACTAAGGAATCAGCTGGTCACTACGCCACCAATCTGGCCGAGTCAGTACTACAAGATGCCTTCATACGCCTCTCTCAAGACGAAACTTCTTTTGTCTCTGAGGCGGCTGTCAGTGTGTCCCTCTCTAGTTGTCCTTCCAACTCCACTAGTCTTTCAAAGACTAGAGAGCCTTCCCAACAGCGCACCTGCTCGTTTGAACTCCCCAAAATTGTTATAGTTCAAAGCCCAGACAGTTCTGATGGGGCTGTAGAATGGCCAGAGACACAGGTGTCTCATGTGCCTGACCAGGATATTGCTGCCAAAGCCAGAGAGATGCCAGAGAATGGGACACAGGCCCAAAGTCCCCACTACAGTGGAGGACACCCATCCAAACATGTAGAGGTAGCTTTGGCCTGTGCTGCCAGTGTCATTGGCACCATTACAACACCGCAACTGACAGAACAGCTTGCCATGGAATCGGCTTCGgaggaagacacagaggaggagctgcaggaacCGGAGGAGAGAGATGACTACTCCTTCTCCTCAGCCATGTGTGGCATGGCTCAGGTAGCTGGTGCTGTAGCGGCTGTGGAGCTGACAGAGGAGTCAGGGGAGTGTGGCGATTCTGACTCAGATTCTGCCGAAGTCTACAGCGCATCCCGTGGTCTCATGTCAGCTGCCGAGGCCTCTACAGCCGTCACGCTGCACTGCAGTGTGGCAGAGGGTACCAGCGTTGAAGCGTTCCGTGCCAACATAGCTGAGATCCTGcacagggaagcagctgaggtgCTGACTCAGCCACAAGGCTACAGGAGTGTAGCCCACCTGCTGGAGGCCACGCAAAACAAGATAGTTGATGGCATTACTTGTCCAAAGAAATCCTGCATGGATGAAAGAGAGGTGAATGACTTAATAAACGAGGTGGCAGACAGCCTATTCAAGCATGCTTTagagaaagcaaaaaagaaaaaagaactgGAGGGCACTGGAAAAGACACACCTAACATCCAGGTTTTTCTGCAGGACAGTGTAAACAATTTGCTGTTTGATATCCTTTGCCTCACACAGAAGAAAATCTCTGCATGTGACCAAGGGTCATTTGAGGCACAAGAGGGGGATAGTTGTGCTAGGGAGCTGGCTACAAGCAGCGAGAGCAAGGATCCATTAAGTCAGTTACAGTGTTTAGCTGGCCATAGCCAGTCCACTAATAGTGAGAAGCCCAGTGGTATGTTTCACTGCACAGATAAGCTTACCATGGTCCCTGGGCTGAAGGAGAAATCTGTCCTTGAAGAAAGTGATCTCAGTCCATCCTCCTCCATAACACACAGCaaggagcaacagcagcagtcatCATGCAGACAGAGTCAGTCTAAATCCACCTCCTTGACTGCCAAGGACTTCTCTGACCGCCAGCAGATCCAACAGAGCAGTGGTGCCATCAGGGAGCCATGGAGTGAAATTCCTGTTCATAGCACAGAGAAGAGGGGACGACTGGTGACAggcagtgacagcagacagtCCTCCCTCACACCCCAGTCTTCCCTCAACTCTTGCAGTTCTATGCTCTATTTGAGAATGGACTCAGAGTCCAGGACACCTATTACTTGCTATGCTGATGATTTGGCTGCTACGGTAGTGTCTATGGCCACAGAACTAGCAGCCATCTGCCTGGAGAACTCCACTGGAAAACAACCCTGGTTCTGTGCTCTAAAAGGGATGTCTAACGAAGGGCCAGAAGCCTACTTGATTCCTGCTTGCCGCACGGCCCTCAGGAGGAAAGAGGGTCAGAGCAGCAATGCTGCCTCCAAGAAACATAGAGCACCACGCCTTAGTGAGAtcaagaggaaaacagaggagcAACCAGAGCTGATGGAGCGGCTAGTGAACCGGGTGGTGGATGAATCCGTCAACCTTGATGAACCCCAGGACCCATTCGCCCTCTTTGCCTCTGAAGTCACAGCACGGATCATGAATTGCCCTGAGCTTAATGTGGTGGATACCTCCAAAACAGGCCAGCCAcgcagcaggttgcagtgtgaGAGATGGAGCCGTGGGAAGGCATCTAGTTATGAGAGCATTCCGGAAGAAGACGCAGACCCCTCAGGCACACCCAACACCCTGGGCCCTGGCAGTCGATTAGGTCAGAACTTGAGCCGTGGTAGCTCAATCTCCAAGCAGTCCAGCTGTGAGAGCATCACGGATGAGTTCTCACGGTTCATGGTCAACCAGATGGAGACTGAGGGCAGGGGCTTTGACCTTCTGCTGGACTACTATGCAGGAAAAAATGCCAGCAGCAttctggctgcagctgtgcaacAGGCTGCGTCAAAGAAAAACGGTCACCTTAATGTCAGGGCCTCATCCTGCCTGTCGAAACAGTCTAGCACAGAGAGCATCACGGAGGAGTTCTATAGGTTCATGCTTCGGGATATGGATAAGGAAAACAAAGAGTATGGCATAGCCAAGACTAAAGAGTGGAGCAACAGCCTGTTCCCCCCGTCTCCTAGAACACCCTTCTGTATACGACAGTCCTCTGTCCCAGACCGGCGCTCCTCAGACTCACGACTGACTGTCAACTCACCCATTAAAGCTAACTCTTTCGACGGATTCGCCCGCAATGTGCACGGAGACACGCTGAATATCTTCCCCACCAACTCTGTGTCAGCCACAGGACTGTGTAAGTCAGACTCCTGCCTCTATCAAAGGGGTAAAACTGACCAGATCACTGATATGCTGATTCATGAGACGTGGTCAAGCTCCATTGAGTCCTTGATGAGAAAGAACAAGATCATTGCTGATCCAGAGGACAGTATTGAGCTGGAGGCTGCTGGAGACTCCCAGCCGCATGTGCAGCAGTTTGCCAATCGCCTGGCAGCTGACATTGTAGATATTGGCAAGTCTGCACTGGGAAGCCAACAAGATGTAGCTGGGGGCACATCTGGGTCACTCCCACAGCCACACATGCCTGTTGGTGAACGAAGGAGGGGATTCAAACAGTCTCATCTAAGCTGTGGTAGGAGCAGGTCCAGCCAGGAGCAAAGTGGTACCGCAGTAGGTTGTGGGATCAGTGACAGCAGTGCAGCCCGAGTGAGGGGCCCCAGAGATGTGCCTCTGATCCACATTGAGGGAGATCAGAGGGATGAAGGGACTATTTTAAACCCTgaaaggacaggaggaggacctCAGGAAACACCCCCAGACGCGTCAGCTACCAAGCGCACAGAGAGAGCATCAGCCAACGGCAGCAG CAGTGAGAGGGACAGGCCAGCTGTGGCGGTGGCTGCAGTAGTGAAGAGGGACAAGCGTTCAATGAGTGCTAGCAGTGAAGAGAGCATGGGGAGCTGGTCCCATATAACCCCCGAGGATGACCTCCACGAGGAGACCAGTAGTTTTATCCAGCTGAGCGAGGG GAACGGGACCAGCAGCGCTTCCAGCCTCGGCTTGGCAGACCTGGATGCTTTTTCTGATGTGCCCACTCAGAGCACAGTAATCAG cgaggagacagagaaaggccATCTGGCAGGAACCAAGGAGAATGTCTTTG ACACCAATTTGGCGAGAACAgcaggcggcagcagcagcaacctcCGGATGCTGTTGGTGGTAAACTGCGACCTGGAGCCCGAGTGCGTGGACTCTGAGCTGAGAGTGGCCCTGCAGTGGATCGCCGCCTCTGAGCTGGGCCTTCCTGCGCTCTACTTCAGGAAGTCCAAAGAGAAGAGGGTTGCAAAG TTCCTGAGAGTGGTCCACCTGATGTCTCAGAAGGCGTGGCGGATTGCGGACTTGTTCAGTGCTGTGGTTCAGTTCTGTAAGCTCCacgagaaagaggaagaggagggccgGAGTCTGTCCAGCTTGTTCGATTGGCTGCTGGAGTCCCTGTAG
- the sphkap gene encoding A-kinase anchor protein SPHKAP isoform X1 yields the protein MLSSLFNVLRTFTELNFQSSAMFEGSESVEVEGGSAESTVASSISACKKVLCSNSVLDSSEYWLRNEKALCRLGLLDDDTEGSCTVICFVNLDPRKTDCRDDKSIKKLASVSPDLPKLVELLTVHQPKENEILLLGGLEASDTCQTHPHSSSQGGQQQQQRSTDVCLVQCSGQRRSTQPSSIIFDINKFLIGLQWGKERQLQQGRAAGQRVDDDTNRSISSIEEDFLTASEHLGDDSEDDGFRNEAESGDLADSLVEVAQKHCVRLACQRGQLAHHQNREDTAVTREGHQQTSLHTKESAGHYATNLAESVLQDAFIRLSQDETSFVSEAAVSVSLSSCPSNSTSLSKTREPSQQRTCSFELPKIVIVQSPDSSDGAVEWPETQVSHVPDQDIAAKAREMPENGTQAQSPHYSGGHPSKHVEVALACAASVIGTITTPQLTEQLAMESASEEDTEEELQEPEERDDYSFSSAMCGMAQVAGAVAAVELTEESGECGDSDSDSAEVYSASRGLMSAAEASTAVTLHCSVAEGTSVEAFRANIAEILHREAAEVLTQPQGYRSVAHLLEATQNKIVDGITCPKKSCMDEREVNDLINEVADSLFKHALEKAKKKKELEGTGKDTPNIQVFLQDSVNNLLFDILCLTQKKISACDQGSFEAQEGDSCARELATSSESKDPLSQLQCLAGHSQSTNSEKPSGMFHCTDKLTMVPGLKEKSVLEESDLSPSSSITHSKEQQQQSSCRQSQSKSTSLTAKDFSDRQQIQQSSGAIREPWSEIPVHSTEKRGRLVTGSDSRQSSLTPQSSLNSCSSMLYLRMDSESRTPITCYADDLAATVVSMATELAAICLENSTGKQPWFCALKGMSNEGPEAYLIPACRTALRRKEGQSSNAASKKHRAPRLSEIKRKTEEQPELMERLVNRVVDESVNLDEPQDPFALFASEVTARIMNCPELNVVDTSKTGQPRSRLQCERWSRGKASSYESIPEEDADPSGTPNTLGPGSRLGQNLSRGSSISKQSSCESITDEFSRFMVNQMETEGRGFDLLLDYYAGKNASSILAAAVQQAASKKNGHLNVRASSCLSKQSSTESITEEFYRFMLRDMDKENKEYGIAKTKEWSNSLFPPSPRTPFCIRQSSVPDRRSSDSRLTVNSPIKANSFDGFARNVHGDTLNIFPTNSVSATGLCKSDSCLYQRGKTDQITDMLIHETWSSSIESLMRKNKIIADPEDSIELEAAGDSQPHVQQFANRLAADIVDIGKSALGSQQDVAGGTSGSLPQPHMPVGERRRGFKQSHLSCGRSRSSQEQSGTAVGCGISDSSAARVRGPRDVPLIHIEGDQRDEGTILNPERTGGGPQETPPDASATKRTERASANGSSSERDRPAVAVAAVVKRDKRSMSASSEESMGSWSHITPEDDLHEETSSFIQLSEGNGTSSASSLGLADLDAFSDVPTQSTVISEETEKGHLAGTKENVFDTNLARTAGGSSSNLRMLLVVNCDLEPECVDSELRVALQWIAASELGLPALYFRKSKEKRVAKFLRVVHLMSQKAWRIADLFSAVVQFCKLHEKEEEEGRSLSSLFDWLLESL from the exons ATTTGTTTTGTAAATCTGGACCCGCGGAAGACAGACTGCCGTGATGACAAAAGCATCAAG AAACTGGCATCAGTGTCTCCAGACCTGCCAAAGCTCGTTGAATTACTGACTGTCCACCAGCCGAAAGAAAATGAGATCCTGCTGCTCGGTGGCCTCGAAGCCTCAGACACTTgccaaacacacccacactccTCCTCTCAG GgcgggcagcagcagcagcagagaagtaCAGACGTGTGCCTGGTCCAGTGTTCAGGGCAGAGACGCTCCACCCAACCTAGCAGCATCATCTTTGATATCAACAAGTTTCTGATTGGTCTGCAGTGGGGGAAGGAGCGGCAGCTTCAGCAGGGCCGAGCGGCAGGGCAGCGGGTCGACGACGACACCAATCGCTCCATCTCGTCCATAGAAGAAGACTTCCTGACTGCCTCTGAGCACCTTGGTGATGACAGTGAGGATGATGGCTTCAGAAATG AGGCTGAGAGTGGTGACCTGGCAGACAGCTTGGTAGAGGtggcacagaaacactgtgtcAGACTTGCATGTCAGAGGGGACAGCTGGCCCATCATCAGAACAGGGAGGATACTGCAGTGACAAGGGAAGGGCATCAGCAAACAAGCCTCCACACTAAGGAATCAGCTGGTCACTACGCCACCAATCTGGCCGAGTCAGTACTACAAGATGCCTTCATACGCCTCTCTCAAGACGAAACTTCTTTTGTCTCTGAGGCGGCTGTCAGTGTGTCCCTCTCTAGTTGTCCTTCCAACTCCACTAGTCTTTCAAAGACTAGAGAGCCTTCCCAACAGCGCACCTGCTCGTTTGAACTCCCCAAAATTGTTATAGTTCAAAGCCCAGACAGTTCTGATGGGGCTGTAGAATGGCCAGAGACACAGGTGTCTCATGTGCCTGACCAGGATATTGCTGCCAAAGCCAGAGAGATGCCAGAGAATGGGACACAGGCCCAAAGTCCCCACTACAGTGGAGGACACCCATCCAAACATGTAGAGGTAGCTTTGGCCTGTGCTGCCAGTGTCATTGGCACCATTACAACACCGCAACTGACAGAACAGCTTGCCATGGAATCGGCTTCGgaggaagacacagaggaggagctgcaggaacCGGAGGAGAGAGATGACTACTCCTTCTCCTCAGCCATGTGTGGCATGGCTCAGGTAGCTGGTGCTGTAGCGGCTGTGGAGCTGACAGAGGAGTCAGGGGAGTGTGGCGATTCTGACTCAGATTCTGCCGAAGTCTACAGCGCATCCCGTGGTCTCATGTCAGCTGCCGAGGCCTCTACAGCCGTCACGCTGCACTGCAGTGTGGCAGAGGGTACCAGCGTTGAAGCGTTCCGTGCCAACATAGCTGAGATCCTGcacagggaagcagctgaggtgCTGACTCAGCCACAAGGCTACAGGAGTGTAGCCCACCTGCTGGAGGCCACGCAAAACAAGATAGTTGATGGCATTACTTGTCCAAAGAAATCCTGCATGGATGAAAGAGAGGTGAATGACTTAATAAACGAGGTGGCAGACAGCCTATTCAAGCATGCTTTagagaaagcaaaaaagaaaaaagaactgGAGGGCACTGGAAAAGACACACCTAACATCCAGGTTTTTCTGCAGGACAGTGTAAACAATTTGCTGTTTGATATCCTTTGCCTCACACAGAAGAAAATCTCTGCATGTGACCAAGGGTCATTTGAGGCACAAGAGGGGGATAGTTGTGCTAGGGAGCTGGCTACAAGCAGCGAGAGCAAGGATCCATTAAGTCAGTTACAGTGTTTAGCTGGCCATAGCCAGTCCACTAATAGTGAGAAGCCCAGTGGTATGTTTCACTGCACAGATAAGCTTACCATGGTCCCTGGGCTGAAGGAGAAATCTGTCCTTGAAGAAAGTGATCTCAGTCCATCCTCCTCCATAACACACAGCaaggagcaacagcagcagtcatCATGCAGACAGAGTCAGTCTAAATCCACCTCCTTGACTGCCAAGGACTTCTCTGACCGCCAGCAGATCCAACAGAGCAGTGGTGCCATCAGGGAGCCATGGAGTGAAATTCCTGTTCATAGCACAGAGAAGAGGGGACGACTGGTGACAggcagtgacagcagacagtCCTCCCTCACACCCCAGTCTTCCCTCAACTCTTGCAGTTCTATGCTCTATTTGAGAATGGACTCAGAGTCCAGGACACCTATTACTTGCTATGCTGATGATTTGGCTGCTACGGTAGTGTCTATGGCCACAGAACTAGCAGCCATCTGCCTGGAGAACTCCACTGGAAAACAACCCTGGTTCTGTGCTCTAAAAGGGATGTCTAACGAAGGGCCAGAAGCCTACTTGATTCCTGCTTGCCGCACGGCCCTCAGGAGGAAAGAGGGTCAGAGCAGCAATGCTGCCTCCAAGAAACATAGAGCACCACGCCTTAGTGAGAtcaagaggaaaacagaggagcAACCAGAGCTGATGGAGCGGCTAGTGAACCGGGTGGTGGATGAATCCGTCAACCTTGATGAACCCCAGGACCCATTCGCCCTCTTTGCCTCTGAAGTCACAGCACGGATCATGAATTGCCCTGAGCTTAATGTGGTGGATACCTCCAAAACAGGCCAGCCAcgcagcaggttgcagtgtgaGAGATGGAGCCGTGGGAAGGCATCTAGTTATGAGAGCATTCCGGAAGAAGACGCAGACCCCTCAGGCACACCCAACACCCTGGGCCCTGGCAGTCGATTAGGTCAGAACTTGAGCCGTGGTAGCTCAATCTCCAAGCAGTCCAGCTGTGAGAGCATCACGGATGAGTTCTCACGGTTCATGGTCAACCAGATGGAGACTGAGGGCAGGGGCTTTGACCTTCTGCTGGACTACTATGCAGGAAAAAATGCCAGCAGCAttctggctgcagctgtgcaacAGGCTGCGTCAAAGAAAAACGGTCACCTTAATGTCAGGGCCTCATCCTGCCTGTCGAAACAGTCTAGCACAGAGAGCATCACGGAGGAGTTCTATAGGTTCATGCTTCGGGATATGGATAAGGAAAACAAAGAGTATGGCATAGCCAAGACTAAAGAGTGGAGCAACAGCCTGTTCCCCCCGTCTCCTAGAACACCCTTCTGTATACGACAGTCCTCTGTCCCAGACCGGCGCTCCTCAGACTCACGACTGACTGTCAACTCACCCATTAAAGCTAACTCTTTCGACGGATTCGCCCGCAATGTGCACGGAGACACGCTGAATATCTTCCCCACCAACTCTGTGTCAGCCACAGGACTGTGTAAGTCAGACTCCTGCCTCTATCAAAGGGGTAAAACTGACCAGATCACTGATATGCTGATTCATGAGACGTGGTCAAGCTCCATTGAGTCCTTGATGAGAAAGAACAAGATCATTGCTGATCCAGAGGACAGTATTGAGCTGGAGGCTGCTGGAGACTCCCAGCCGCATGTGCAGCAGTTTGCCAATCGCCTGGCAGCTGACATTGTAGATATTGGCAAGTCTGCACTGGGAAGCCAACAAGATGTAGCTGGGGGCACATCTGGGTCACTCCCACAGCCACACATGCCTGTTGGTGAACGAAGGAGGGGATTCAAACAGTCTCATCTAAGCTGTGGTAGGAGCAGGTCCAGCCAGGAGCAAAGTGGTACCGCAGTAGGTTGTGGGATCAGTGACAGCAGTGCAGCCCGAGTGAGGGGCCCCAGAGATGTGCCTCTGATCCACATTGAGGGAGATCAGAGGGATGAAGGGACTATTTTAAACCCTgaaaggacaggaggaggacctCAGGAAACACCCCCAGACGCGTCAGCTACCAAGCGCACAGAGAGAGCATCAGCCAACGGCAGCAG CAGTGAGAGGGACAGGCCAGCTGTGGCGGTGGCTGCAGTAGTGAAGAGGGACAAGCGTTCAATGAGTGCTAGCAGTGAAGAGAGCATGGGGAGCTGGTCCCATATAACCCCCGAGGATGACCTCCACGAGGAGACCAGTAGTTTTATCCAGCTGAGCGAGGG GAACGGGACCAGCAGCGCTTCCAGCCTCGGCTTGGCAGACCTGGATGCTTTTTCTGATGTGCCCACTCAGAGCACAGTAATCAG cgaggagacagagaaaggccATCTGGCAGGAACCAAGGAGAATGTCTTTG ACACCAATTTGGCGAGAACAgcaggcggcagcagcagcaacctcCGGATGCTGTTGGTGGTAAACTGCGACCTGGAGCCCGAGTGCGTGGACTCTGAGCTGAGAGTGGCCCTGCAGTGGATCGCCGCCTCTGAGCTGGGCCTTCCTGCGCTCTACTTCAGGAAGTCCAAAGAGAAGAGGGTTGCAAAG TTCCTGAGAGTGGTCCACCTGATGTCTCAGAAGGCGTGGCGGATTGCGGACTTGTTCAGTGCTGTGGTTCAGTTCTGTAAGCTCCacgagaaagaggaagaggagggccgGAGTCTGTCCAGCTTGTTCGATTGGCTGCTGGAGTCCCTGTAG